AAATCCTGAGTTAATTTTGTAACATTTTTCATTGATAATATTTAGGATTTTATCCAAAAAAATTTGTTCCACTTTGTCAATTTCCATTTTGGCCAGTTTCTCACCGTGTACTATGGTTAGCATCTACAGTAGGCTTTTCTGTTTTAAATTCAAGAAGATGGGAGTCTATTATTTTTTAGAATGGCATTCTATTTGCTTGATTAGTTTACAGAGAATACGGAAATATCTTATACTAAAAGCTCTAAAACCAATCACATGTAGTTTACCTctgttttgatttcttttttcttGGTTTGAAGAGATTGAGATGCTTTCTGATAGGTGCTTTTTCTTTTACAATGACTCTTCAAGATGCTACAATTTTTTAGTACTGAAGAAGATGCTTATGAATGACCAAACAATGGTGTCTTAGTCTGTTGGCCACTTGGAGGCATTAATGTTGAACATCCTACAAATTTAAAAACAATGAATTAGATTTTAAATCTTGACTAAATGTTTGCATCCTGTTTTGTTTACATAGGAAGGGATATGGTATTATAAGTGCAGCTGGTGGGATGGGAtggggtggtggtggtggtggaagAATATCTCTGCATTGTTACAGCATACAAGAAGATGTTAAGGTTTCTGTACATGGTTTGTACTTACCACACCCATAAAGGCTAAGAATTTAGTACGTAATTGTAAATGAAAATTTTCTGTGGTAAGATGGGCTGATTTATATGTTTCAATTTTTGGCAGGTGGTTTTAGTTTTGGCTGTCCTGGAAATTCTGGAGCAGCTGGGACATATTTCAATGCTGATTTACTCAGTCTAAGAGTTGGCAATGATAATGTTACCACTGaaactgaaactcctttgcttgaTTTCCCTACTAGACCACTTTGGTCAAATGTTTTTGTGGAGAATAATGCGAAAGTTTTGGTTCCTCTTCTTTGGTCCAGAGTTCAGGTTTTAACCTCTATCTTCTTCCATGCTATACTCCTTTTTCATAGATTTAtcatatttttttaatgttttcttatatttCATAGCTTACCGGTTCAATTTCTTTTGTCGGTATACATTGCCTTTAGGAGCATCTGTTCTTCTAGAATAGTGGTCATTTTCCAAATTTCCAAAGTCATGCTTTTTTCTTAGTATTCTTTTTTATTGTGAAGGTGAGAGGTCAAATCAGTCTATATCATGGAGGAACAATTGTCTTTGGGTTGTCTGCATACCCAATATCAGAATTTGAGCTTGTTGCAGAAGAACTTTTAATAAGTGATTCCACAATAAAGGTATTTTACATTGGTTTTTATTATGTTTATCTGAGGGAAACTTCAAAATGTTCTATGTTACATATTGTTTTCATTTAGATAGAGGTGAGCTATATAATGTAGTGGCCGTATCAGGTGGTAGGTAGTTGGGGTGCGAGTGTTTTTTTAAACAAGGTTGAGTACATCCGGAAGATGAGCATTTACTGTTTGACTTAGTATGAATTCATGACCAAGATTTTTGTCCCGACTTTCCAGCAGGTTAAAGAACTGTGTGTGCATGGTGAAGGGAGTAATAATAGATTTTGCTTTGCTAACTTTTCTTTGTGCCATTGTAATGCAATTGTTGTTTATTCACCTTGTTAAGGTAGTGTGATGATATTCTAATGAACTAATTTATTACTTACCTGCAATTTTCATTTCATTATGTTATGAGAGGTGACCACAGTTGTGTAGCCCTCTTAGTGAAGCTTGAAAGATTtatgtttttcattttattttttattttttttcatttcaccaTTACTCTAAATAAGTCCTTTTCAAAAATGAAGGTATTTGGTGCATTTAGGGTTTCTGTCAAAATGTTGCTTATGTGGAACTCCAAAATTCAAATTGATGGTGGTGGAAATACAGTTGTCACTGCATCTATCCTTGAAGTAAGGAATCTGGTTGTTCTAAGGGTATGATGCTTGAACTTCTCATAAATTTCATTGTTATTTCTTATTCTTATTTCTCAATCTTCACCCTGGTTGATTAAAAGTGTTAGATATTTATGTGGATCCATTCTCTTTGCAGGAGAACTCTGTCATTAATTCAAATGCAAACTTGGGTGTATATGGTCAAGGACTGCTGATGTTAACTGGTCAAGGTGATGCAATTCAAGGCCAGCGGCTTTCCTTGTCTTTGTTTTATAACATAACAGTAAGCCATTACTACATGAATTACTGCTTTTCTGCTGTCTATACTTATTAGAGGCATGTGATAGCTTAACTGTGCTGCAATTTGTATGTAAAAGTATCCTCAAGTATGCTTAGCTGTGTGTCTATATATATACCTGTATGAATTCTGCATGGATGGCTCTAGAGAAATACTATGATACTGTGGTATTTGTGAATGCATGGATGATTCAACAGCTTAATGTCTAATATTCTGTGTAATAACTGAGATTCTTTAAGAGAAGCCTTTCTTCATACATGCGAGGACCTTATGCAACATCCCTAATATTCTGCTTGTATACCTTAAGAAAGCATATGACATGATTACATTCTATAAAGAATCTTGATATCCACATGACTAGTAGAATTGAGGTAATAGTTTGTGAGAATCTGTCTGGGTCAATGTTTCTGCAAAAATATATTGACCAATACTACTGCAGACAATAAAGTTTTCGCCAGGTTACACCTTTAGTTCTTTAGAATCTGATTAAGAAACTTTCTAGTATTTTACTTAGTTTTTTGAAACTATTTCcttctttttcccctttctttttatttGTCTCCTCCTCCccaatttttctattattttctaATGTGTCCGACATCCTTTTATTTTTGTTGAGCTAGATTTATCTTATTTTATCCATTTGTTATCCTCTGTTTTAAGTCCTTGCATGTTATAGGTTGGGCCAGGTTCTTTACTTCAAGCTCCAATGGGTGATGAAGCTAGCAGAAGTGTGTGAGTGTGAATTTCAATTCTTTTTAATGGTTTTTTCAGAACATTTGGTGGCAGTATTAAATATCTGAGGTTTCTTTCAACTATCATCCTTATGTGTTTTTGTAGGGTTACAAATTCCCTTTGTGAGAGCCAAACATGCCCAATTGATTTGATAACTCCTCCAGATGATTGCCATGTTAATTATACACTGTCCTTTTCTCTTCAGGTAGaaatatatttaaattcaaattatttGCTGATGCCAAATTAATTTGTGTTCACTTCTTTTTCCTTGTGGGAATTGTGCTAATCTATCCCATGGATGCTTTTTTAATGAATTAATTGATTTAATTCTAAAAGAGTATTAAGAAGTCTTGCTTAACAAAATAATGTACTTGAAATGCTAACTTCCATCATGTCAAGCACATAtaagtttgaaaaaaaataatgGGTTGAATTATTTTGGGAAAGTGACAATCTTCAGTGTTCAAGAAGAGAATGACATCAATATACAGGTAACCATGCTGTCCATAAGGGGAAAGCATAGAGGTCCAGAATAATCCATCTGTCTTTCTTGTTGCAAGGTTTGAATTGATTTTGCAACAATGAGAATATATAGTAAATGAGAAGTAGCATATTGTCATCTCACTCCAGTTTATCACCAAAAGAGAAAGACATGCTTTCTTAAATGGATTGTTTTCACACCTTGGAAAAGGGGTTAGGAAGAACATGCACCATATTGTTTTATGTGGTCTTCTTCCTGGTTCACTTCGTAGCATTAGGGTGCTATTATGATGTGGCATAGTTAAATTtctaaataattatatttgaTCAATTTGCAGATTTGTCGAGTTGAGGACCTACTTGTTAATGGGATCATTAAGGGAAGTATAATTCACATTCACAGGGCAAGAACAGTTACTGTTGATGCTGATGGTTTGATTACTGCATCTGAATTAGGTAACAGAGAGTATAATCCGCAGTGTTGATATTTATCCATTTTTTTCTATTATATTTCTCCAATTTCCACGTTTATACTCTACAAGGCAGTCATGCTAAATAATCTATTGATTTCTATGAATTATGAATCATGCTTTTCTTAACATTTCTAATTTTATAGACCCTAATTTTAGGTTGCAGCAAAGGTATAGGAAAAGGAAACTATCTTGATGGAGCTGGTAGTGGTGCTGGGCATGGGGGACGTGGGGGTGCTGGATATTTCAATGGTAGAGTTAGCAATGGTGGTCATGAATATGGTGATGCTGATCTTCCTTGTGAATTGGGAAGTGGAACAGAGGGTCCAACTCATTCATTTGGACACGTATTTGGAGGAGGAATGATTGGTGAGTTTTCAGTTGAAGAATTGCCAAAATATTCTGTCTGAATGGGTTGTTCATTTAGGAATTTAACATGTAATGCGAGCTACTAATCTTTCAAGAATTAATGTGGTAGCAAATTTTATACATAATATTCTGCTCATCATTTTTAATATTCTCTGACACTGTGCATTGATTATTTGACTGACTTATTGTTGTGTTTTTGCTAGTAATGGGATCAACGCAATGGCCTCTGCTAAGACTTAGGATTTATGGCTCTTTGACGGCCGATGGCCAGAGCTTTGGTGAAGCAACAATAAATGATAATGGCTCATTAATCGGTGGGCTTGGTGGAGGTTCTGGTGGAACGGTTCTTCTATTCCTTCAAGAGCTTATACTTGCAGTAAATTCATCTTTATCAACTGTTGGGGGAAATGGTGGTCCtcttggtggtggtggtggtggtggtggaagAGTGCATTTTGACTGGTCTATGATAGGCATTGGGGATGAGTATGTTCCAGTTGCTACTACCAGTGGTTTCATTAATAGTAGGTATGACTCTTTAGTGCAAAAAATGCCATTATTTCTTATAATGCTTAAGTAAATTGACCAGTAGCTAACGAACGAATTTGTTGATTATTTAACTCTTATATGGATCAATAATACCACAAACATTTTAGGATACTCCTGATTTTTGCTATTTGCACTAGCTGTTTGATATTTAGAATCAGATAAAGGAGTTAACCGACCGCTAATACCGCAGATATTAGGTGAAGTTCTTTTCCACTATGACTATCTGCACTTGCTATTTATTTTGTCTCATATTATTATTAGGAAAGCACTATCATATGACAGGAGTTATTTTCAAGTAAAGCTTTGAAAGGTTTAATACTTAATGTCTTCTCTGCTGCATGGACCAATAATGGGTAGTGTCATATTTTCTGTTGTCTTAAGAAATTATTACAATTCCTACATAGAAGCCTTTCCAAAAGAAAATTTGTTGAATACCAGCTGACTACTTCAATCATGATGGTTGACAGTGGAGGTGCTGGAGATAATGGTGGACTCTTTGGGGACAAGGGCACAGTAACTGGGAAAAAGTGTCCGAAAGGCCTCTATGGTACATTCTGCAGGGTAAGGTTTCACTTAATTTTAAAGCTGTTacacattttttaaaatttgtgtttcaAGATGTTATGTGTTGTAGCAAAAGCCTTATGCTGTTATGCATCACACTGATGGGGTCATGTTAGGGAATGCTTACAGATAATTGTTTCAGTTTGCACTATATGCTGGTTCCCTCTAAAAGTTCTTTAAATCCTTGTGCTACTTTGGTCTAGCAACCTCCATCCTAATTCaaaatttcttttgaaaatattttatgaTAGTATTTCTTTATAGGTTGCAATTGAAGGATATTAGACTtctacatgtttttttttttcattcctaatgtcatcatttttctttcttctatgaTGATGGACACCAAATTTGAGTTACTAGTGTTTGCTCCAAGAGAAATATTATTTCCCATACTATAATCTGATTTGTCTAATGCTACTCAGCGTACTACTAGATTATAACGAGAAATTGGTCACCATTAATCAATTAGGGGCTTGGCTTGCTTTGCTAGTTGGCTATGTTTATTCATGTAAAAATAACTTGATTTGTGCATTCACATATTGGTATGAACCGTTCAACTCTTCTAACTTATTCACTTGACATCAATATAGATGCAATGCCATTGTCTTTTTCTTCTAGGCTTAGAATTTTGGTATCAGTTCTGTATGTCATCTAGAGATTAACTTATGTCATCTAGTTATTAACTAAGGAACTTTTGAGGTTTTAACTAATCTGTTTTTCCTTAAAACTATTATTCACAGGAATGCCCCATTGGCACTTATAAAGATATTGATGGCTCTGATGAAGATCTTTGCACTCCTTGCTCTCTGGAGCTTCTTCCAGATCGTGCTAATTTCATATATGTTCGAGGTACATGTTTACAGCAGGATTTACATTTTATACTTCATCTCTATTTACACAGTCTTCCATATGGTATGTTCTCACTTTAGGGTGTCTATTTTGTGCAGGAGGAGTCCGTGAGCCGTTTTGCCCCTATAAATGCATATCTGAAAAGTATAGAATGCCAAATTGCTATACACCTCTTGAGGAGTTGATGTATATATTTGGAGGTCCTTGGCCTTTTGCACTTCTTCTGTCTGGAGTTTTGTTGCTTCTTGCTGTATTGTTAAGCACCTTAAGGATAAAATTGCTTGAATCGAGCTCATATTGTGCTAATATTGAACATCCGAGCAGCCATCATTTCCCATACCTTCTTTCCCTATCAGAGGTATATTGTTGAAAGCCATATTTCATCTTCCTGGCTTAGCTTTTTTGAGTGTGGCGAGGTCTTGAGAGGTAGAATATGCACAGCTATAATGGATCCAGTTTCATCACTGTATGACATTGCTTTGTGGACTGTATATACTTTCTCATTCTAGGTACGGGGAACCAGAGCTGAAGAGACTCAGTGTCATGCTTACAGAATGTACTTCATGGGTCCCAATACTTTTAGAGAACCATGGCATCTTCCTTACTCTCCTCCTGATACCATCATTGAGATAGTgtaagaaaatattttagtacCATAGAGATCAAATGATGGCACTTTCTTTATGCTGATGTAGTAGTATGATTTGCTATGAAAATTACATGCAAGTAGTAATGCTTTTTGGTTGCATTGATTATTGCTGAACTCAAATTTTATAACCCCTTAACCCCCCCACCCCTCACCCCCAAAAAAGAAAAACTCCAAAAAAGTATTATGCTATTTCCGAAACTTTTGTTCTTTGCACGGTAAACCAACAGTTTAACACCCTGCTGGTCACATTAGAATAGTAGCCTTTTTATTTTTGGAGGGTTGGGTTGTGACGGTGGTAGGAGAGCTAACGTGCAGTGAAGTAGAGTGCTAAAGGACCCTTAACAAACAATCCATGAGAGAATAGCAATCATCTAGCTAGTGCCACCCTGTTTTGCTCGGTGTTGATGCAAGATACACTTCATCTTGAAGCTTTCTAGTTATAGGGTTGCAATGGATATTGTCTGTTGTACTAGAATTCATTTATTGAACCCCATCATTTTTGTATGTTAGAATCCAGGTTTGGGCCTAAAATAGTATCCATAATAAGCAAACCTCATTGAGCTGTAGGTATGAAGATGCTTTTAATAGATTCATTGGTGAGATCAACTCAGTTGCCGCATATGATTGGTGGGAAGGTTCAGTGCACAGTATACTGTCATTGCTTGCATATCCTTGTGCCTGGTCATGGAAACAGTGGCGGCGCAGGAAAAAAGTACATCGAATTCAAAAATATGTCAGATCAGAATATGACCATTCATGTCTTCGCTCTTGCAGATCACGTGCTCTCTACAAGGGAATGAAGGTTATGcttctcatattttattattttgtagcCATCTTAAGGATCCCAGAGTGCTAAGCTTTATCTACTCAATCATTTCCTTATTGTTAGTTTGAGGTATAGTTCTGAAATTATTCTGATGCCATGTTTTATTACTGCCTTGATGTTGCTTATGATTTTTAAGAAGATACTTGATTCTATATCATCAGGATTTAACTACCATAAGATGTTTACCAAGTAAAACATTTCCTTTACGCAAATTGTGTGGATAGACATCAAACCCGTGCATGCCTTCCTTGGCTTATATTTTCAGTTATATAAtacatttatatttatatttaaaggaCTCTATACATTTTATCTTCTTTATCATGTCTTTATATTGGTGCCTAATTTGTGCAGGTTGGAGCAACGCCTGATTTGATGGTTGCATACATAGACTTTTCCCTTGGTGGCGATGAGAAGCAAGTGGACATGGTATCAATCATAGAAAAGAGATTCCCCATGTGTATAATATTTGGTGGGGATGGAAGTTATATGTCACCCTACAATCTTCATAGTGATACATTGTTGACTAATCTTGTCGGCCAGGTGTCCCggatgttttataaattttcactAGCTTTGTTATAACTTGATTTAATATCATCTGACTGAAAGAACTATGCTCTTCCCAGTATGTGCCATCAACTGTTTGGAATCGCTTGGTGGATGGTTTGAATGCCCAGTTGAGGACTGTGAGACATGGATCCATCCGTTCTGCATTAGTTCCTGTTATGAATTGGATAGCTAGTCATGGAAATCCTCAGCTTAGATTCCATGGGGTTAAAATTGAGCTAGGCT
This window of the Gossypium arboreum isolate Shixiya-1 chromosome 12, ASM2569848v2, whole genome shotgun sequence genome carries:
- the LOC108476816 gene encoding uncharacterized protein LOC108476816 gives rise to the protein MHATLSNGQPQWMAKLTLLMRQYLCWSILFGHLYTSVLCLGLKQSENLFQKPRLVLSDESVSDTSIHFENSASLPLNDSLSCEDLGGVGSFSSTCLLNSNLYLSSNLYIHGTGNLEILPHVSIECPKEGCMITFNMSGNVNLGQYVAVVAGSVVIYAANLTVGQNSAINTTYLAGSPPPQTSGTPVGFDGAGGGHGGRGASCLKNNKTSFWGGDVYAWSTLSEPWSYGSKGGSKVDSASGGHRLGGEGGGRIKLIAEDMLYLNGSITAEGGDGGLNGGGGSGGSIYIRAVKLKGYGIISAAGGMGWGGGGGGRISLHCYSIQEDVKVSVHGGFSFGCPGNSGAAGTYFNADLLSLRVGNDNVTTETETPLLDFPTRPLWSNVFVENNAKVLVPLLWSRVQVRGQISLYHGGTIVFGLSAYPISEFELVAEELLISDSTIKVFGAFRVSVKMLLMWNSKIQIDGGGNTVVTASILEVRNLVVLRENSVINSNANLGVYGQGLLMLTGQGDAIQGQRLSLSLFYNITVGPGSLLQAPMGDEASRSVVTNSLCESQTCPIDLITPPDDCHVNYTLSFSLQICRVEDLLVNGIIKGSIIHIHRARTVTVDADGLITASELGCSKGIGKGNYLDGAGSGAGHGGRGGAGYFNGRVSNGGHEYGDADLPCELGSGTEGPTHSFGHVFGGGMIVMGSTQWPLLRLRIYGSLTADGQSFGEATINDNGSLIGGLGGGSGGTVLLFLQELILAVNSSLSTVGGNGGPLGGGGGGGGRVHFDWSMIGIGDEYVPVATTSGFINSSGGAGDNGGLFGDKGTVTGKKCPKGLYGTFCRECPIGTYKDIDGSDEDLCTPCSLELLPDRANFIYVRGGVREPFCPYKCISEKYRMPNCYTPLEELMYIFGGPWPFALLLSGVLLLLAVLLSTLRIKLLESSSYCANIEHPSSHHFPYLLSLSEVRGTRAEETQCHAYRMYFMGPNTFREPWHLPYSPPDTIIEIVYEDAFNRFIGEINSVAAYDWWEGSVHSILSLLAYPCAWSWKQWRRRKKVHRIQKYVRSEYDHSCLRSCRSRALYKGMKVGATPDLMVAYIDFSLGGDEKQVDMVSIIEKRFPMCIIFGGDGSYMSPYNLHSDTLLTNLVGQYVPSTVWNRLVDGLNAQLRTVRHGSIRSALVPVMNWIASHGNPQLRFHGVKIELGWFQATASGYFQLGILVVRHDYIFQNLHQPDLSDRSNDEYPRKDAASAGKSLEYLQQSWPYPSHALSRRKITGGINGGLINDATVKSLEFKRDIFFPFSLLVHNTMPIGHQDSLQFLFTTMLLADLAVTLLTLIQFYWISLGAFLAVLLILPLSLLSPSPAGLNALFSKEPRRASHTRIYSLWNATSLTNIAVAFICGMIHYGISAFQPPDQENSWNTRREDDKWWLFPTILVLLKSTQARFVDWHIANLEIQDFSLFCPDPDGFWAYEPMS